The genomic stretch CTCGCGGCCAACCATCTTACAACATTGTAATCAGGCACGACCATCAGTTGAGAAGAACCAAACACGATGCAGGATTCCCCAACAATGTCTTTAGGAAGAATAAGATGCTGCCATTGCTAGCCCATAAATGGTTATGTTATAGGCCATGGAAACCTAGCAAGGTAGGATGGATTGAACGGAGGAAGTGGTGCCCACAGGCATTATCATCCGGATTTTCACACTAACCTCAACTGACCAACCCTCGTAGAAAGCAGTTGGGGCTCCAATCATAGTATTTTTAAATCTGGTAGTTTTTACCTTTGTTAAGCTGAGATCTATTTTGTATTATGTTGTTATTCTATAATTGTCTTATCTTTGCTACAAATTTGAAAACATGATTTGTAataactctttttttttatgaaattgATTCTACAAATTCTTGTAGCCAACAAATCCGTGGAGCGAAATATAGATAGCATATTAAAGGTGAGTTTTTTATTTCACTAATCAAATATATAAAGTAGGATCTCTATTTAGGTAGCCTGAAAGTCCACTTTAGGGAAGCAAGGCGAGAGAAAGGATGTAGAAAGGTTTCCATATGTTTGCGTattgttctctctctctctctctctctctctctctctctctctcttcttcttcttcttcttcttcttcttcttcttcttttgtggAAGGCATATAAGGCAACATTGCTTGTTATTTTTTTGAACTCACCTGGCCTGACAAATCCCCAAGTTCAACTTTCAGCGTCTGTTGTGGGATCAAACTGCCTAGCTGAAGCCTCTTAGACCATGGTATCAACCAAACAACCCCATAGTTCTTGATGTGCCATGATCTGAGCCCATGCTAACCATAAAAAATGGGAGTTTTAAGAAAGTGATGATAGATGGTAACAGCAGAAACTATTGGTGTGTTTGATTTGTGGAATCATCCATGCTTCATGAGGTGATACATCATGAGTACATCCCATAAATTTGGTAGAATTAACGAATTTCTCATGCATATGCTAATTATCAGTCTATGAGGAATGAAGTGACGATGGACCAACCCATTTCACTCAATGAACCAAAAAGGAAGTGGAGAAGTGGAAAAAGATGGACGGCTCATTCCCCAAACAAACACACCCATATAAATGGTTTCTATGGAAAACAAAGATGAATCTTTCCTTCTCTAAATTAACAAaacacacatgcatgcataaAAAAACCGCACATGCGCATACAAAAACAAGATAGAATAACACGGTGGCTAGAAACCAACCTGCCTTGAGGTACGGTGATGGCACTGGTTAGCTACTAGTGGATCGCGCCCAGTTAAGCACGAGTGCAGGACGTTGAGGACTCTCTGTGAATATGCTGACGCGGATAATTCTGGCATCCACTACGTTCAGAGCAGTTTAGCCTTCAATTCGTGCCAAAAAAGACCGGGCAACGAAGAAGTAGCCAAAAGGAAATTAACGGCCATCGATCTATTTCCCTTTCTTAGTTTCTTCTCTAGTCTAGCAAGCTAACATGATGTTGTTATGTTTGCTTGAGAAACGTGAAGGGAAACGGTAACAGTATCAGAAAGCAGCGGATCAGCGGGATATGAAACAAAGTAAACACCTGTCTTTATTTCTTTCACAAAAAACACTCGTACGTCTCTCATAGCCATTGCCCATCGACACCTGAAAGCATCTGCGCGAACTCAACGGCAATCAACAACATGAGAGCCGTGACACTCACGGTGGAAGACGCACGGCTTCCCAGCGACGATGGGAATCACTACTGCAAACATAAGAGTCGTCTTGTTCTACACTACcagcaaaaaaagaaaaatagtgAGCAGCGTACAGCACATCATCTTTATGAATTACGTACAAGATATGATGAGTACCAATCGGAACGGGACCTTTTTCTCTCCTGTAAACAGGAAAACGTGATCAATAcagaaacaaatggtgcattttcTCGATAgacaaaagaaaatttctttttaaatgGATTTACATATACAAGACAGGCAAAATTTAGTTCATGGTATAACAGCATAGCTAGCTGCTTCTATCTCAACTCTACTTTCAATTTATCTTTCACAGCTTCCCTGACATTCAACTGCAATTGAATTGCACAGATGATCAGATTCCGAATCAAGATAACATAAAACAAAAACACTCCATGAGAATTGTCGCATGTACCTGAAGATTGTTAATCTCCTCGTCTGTGAGCGACCGTTCCATTGACCTATAGGCTATTCTGTAGCAATGACTTGTCATGCCTTTCTTGTTGGTGAAATTATCAATAAGTTTTACctgcaaacaaaaaaaaaattcaaaatactCTTAATAAGAGCTTTAAAATTCCATTATATGACCAAACTACAAATTGTAGATTGGATGCATAGATAACAGATTAGGTTCCTCATATTAACCAAATGGATACTGGTGTTTGAAGGTAATGAGATCAAAACTCCTTATCATGCCTCATGTATGTGGGCACTGGAAGGAGTCAGCTAATCATTTAATCGAACTAATAACCCAAGGAAAGATGAATCATTACTAGCAGGAGTACAGGACACTGGCAATAAGCTTGTATAGATCAGAAGTAATACTTTCACCTAATTTGAGGCTTTCTTACTAATAAATAGCCATGGATCTAAAATGATCAATTTAATCCATATCGCTTATGCTATTTTTTGAATTCAGTTATTATACAAAATGACAACAGGAAAGCTGAAGGATCTTATAAACTTGAAATGACTAAGCTAAGCCAATATGCATCAAATACACTGTTGTCATACCTCCTCAACAAGATCGCCAGCAATTCCTCTGACAACCTCACATAAATTGTTCTCTGTAAATGCATCATTGATCCAGAAACTCATATCCTTGTAACAAGGAGGAAactaaacaaacaaataaagtCAGTCAGCATATTTAACACCAAGATGAAGATTATTTTCTCAAAAAATAAACTGTAGATTAAACAAGAAACAGAAACGTAGAGACTATACCTTTGAAAATGGCTTGAACTTGACACCAAGCTTGCCTTCTGAGAACTGGGTAGCATGAATGAACGTCTTAGAAACTAATGTTGCTGAGAGTAAATACAAACCAAGACAAACATGGCATCTCTTGTTAATACTATTTAGATCAATATATTGCATAACCTTTGTACAGTTACACAGATTAGATCCTGTGGTACATATTAATGGATGGGAATGGGTCGACCAGAACCTGACCTTGGACCTGGCCCCATGGCCTCAAGGCCAATTTTAGGGGACATGGGTCGACCCATTTCACCTAAAGACCGTGGCCTTATTGGCCCAATGGGTACTATGGGTCAATGCTATTCCTTGATgtacttccaatcatagacgtaCTTACAAGTTATGACCAACCATGATTACGTGAAAAAAATGAAGAACAACAAACTAAAGAAAAAGATTGTTATGTGACGAGTGGGTTCACCCATATTACCCTTGGGTCAATAGGTTGCGGCCCTGTCGCCCCATTTTAGACTTTGAGGCCGGCCCTATGACCCATTGGCCTTACTTTCGTGGGTTGGGTCAACTACCCAATGGATCAACCCAACCATTCACATCCTAATTAATGTAGTAAGCCAATAAGAATAAAAATATGAACTAAACAATCAAATAAAGTTAGTATGTTCAATCTTTAAGTGTTGCCAAAACCAAAGTTTATCAGTTGTAATTTTTAACTACATCAGGAAACAAATGATTCCTAAACATTAATCAACAACAGTTGTTACTAGCACTGAAAATTAATGTTAGGGATATTTCATTTAATTTGACATCAGTTGTAAATTTTAACTACATCAGGAAACAAATGATTCCTAAACATTAATCAACAACAGTTGTTACTGGCACGGAAAATTAATGTTAGGGATATTTCATTGAACTTGATAGATCAAGCTCTTAAtccttattttttttaaaaaaaaatacccTCAAAATATTTGAGATAAAAAAAGGGGAGTGAGGGTTTTGCAGAAAGTAAATATGATTCAGCAGATGTTGTAGCCTTCTCAAACATGGTAAACAGGTCACTATAAGCTAACACAAAATTGAACTACCCAAGTAATTCGATAGCCAAATTGTAGTGGCAGTACCTGGGACGTGAACCGTTTATCATTCGACCAGAAGAGTCGAATATCTGGAATGTCAAAAAGGACCATTGCAAGGCGCTCCAGTCCCAATCCAAAGGCCCATGCCACATGGTCACTCCtgccatttcttttcaaaatttcctgcTCGGTGACTCCACACCCCAAAACCTCCAACCAATCATCCTTAGAAGACCAGAAACTTATTCAGGCTCATTCATGCCAATGTGACTTGTGCAATATGTTTTACTTGGGCTAATGACTATCAAAAAAAAGTTGAATACATCCAACATAcctgaaaatatatttcaagcTCGAAGGATGGGTTGGTAAATGGGAAGTAAGTGTCAACCCATCGCATCTCTACAGCACCTGCAGATGACTTTTTTCTATAGTTTAGCTGAAACAAGGACCTATTTCGTCATCCCTCAAATGACAAGGAACAAGCTACAAGTGATTTACCAAATAGATGTCTTGCCAAGCCTTCCAGCATTTTCTTGAGTTCCGCAGCTGCATATGCTGTCCCATCCATGCCAGAACCTGACCATTCATCAGGAGAGAAGACACGGAAGCCTTCCATCTGCATGTGTTAAAGATTATCAAAACAAACATCATCAAGAAACATTTAAGTGAATATGGCAAAATAAAGTTACCTGATGGAAGACAGGATAGTGAGTTGAATCAATGGAATCCCTACGGTAAACATCTCCAGTTACAAGAAAGTGTGTATGTCCATCCCTTAGCAGCTCAGCTTGATGAGCGCTAGTATGACACCTTAAGACTGTTTGACCATCAACATAATATGTGTCATTGTAACTCCGACTTACATGGTCAGATGGGACCAAGACATCATCAAAATTCTGCAGCAAAGAATATTTATAGGTCAGCCAGAGGCCAAAAACTACCACATACTATTTTCCCAAAGGTGTATGCTGAAGAACAAACACACAACACATCCATATGCCAAATTGCCAATTCACTAATATCAGGGAAGAAGCCACAAGAGGGAAAGCGTGTGCACTCCAAGTATTGAGCTATACCAAAATATGCACTGTACCAGTCTTTTCACCCTTACCCATCTACATTGTGTGTTTACTAGCAATTGGTGCCTTGTTAAGGGTATACTACTACTGCAGTTAAATATTAGCAGAAGCAAAATAGCATACTCCTAGATCCATTCAGTATTACTAGTTTACTAGTACATGCAATTTGTACCTCATACCTGCTTGACGGAAACAAGGGGGCAAAGGTCATCAAACTTGTCAAACTGTCCAGTGAAGTTCTTGTCAAAGTAATCATAAACCGTGTTCTTCAGGATCCCAAGGGGATGGTTATCCCTCCTGTGCAGCTGCAAGCCAATCTTTGAAAAGATAGTGTCTGGCACGTTGTTTGTCGGGTCATTCTCCTTCACAACATCTACCGAGACATCCAAAATGAACCAAATCATGACAGTAAAATCCAGAACATACTAATTGCACAAAATGCATGGTACATTTCAAGTCAATTTGCATTAGTTCGACTGGAGTATAAACAGACATGCCACTGTAGAAACATTTTGGTCTCAAAGTGCACCACTAAATGCAAGGCAATGACTGTCAGAGCAATTCCACTGCCAAGAATCGAACAAGAACGCAGTTACGCAAGCAGTGATTCAGAAATTCGAACTACCAATTCATAGCACACCAACATATTAGTCATTATGATATCTCCAATGCATCATGAATGAATGGAACCACCCAAAACACTACCTATGTAGCCCAAGCCCAAGCATAGCGCATTTGAACTCTCAAAATCCTATCTCAGGAAAAGTGGAAGCAATCCAACCAAAGAAAACCCTGCTCAAAACCCCGGCCATCCTACCAAGATCCCGCCTTTGTTTATATCATCACAGCTTGGGCCCCGAGGGCCCCCACTCACCCTCGCGCGCGATCTTGACGCCGCCCACCTCAACGGCGGAGGCTGCCGCTCGGAGCGCTCTCGCCCCGGCAGGCGCCGGCGCGGCGGAGAAGaagcgggcgaggaggaggcggtgaGAACGCGAAGAAGGGGAGTAGAGGGAGCGGGTGGTGAAGGaggagatggcggcggcggggggcGCCATGGGAAGCGTGGCCATGGCGCGAACACGCGCGCGGAGGAGCCAGCAGCGAGCGGTTCGGATAAGCGGGCGCATGTCTGCGGCGCGGCGGATTCTTGTGGGCTGCTGAGGAAGAGTGAAAGCGAAAAGGGGAGAAGAAGACGACCAAGGGTAGAACCCCAGAAGAAACAGCGCTGCAAAATGATTTCAACCATGTGGAAATTGAATCGCTATTTTCACTCTTTTTTATCAGCCTAATTGTTCATTAAAGATTATTACTAAAATATGTCTGTGTATTGCATCGGAGCGTACAATTTATTACTCCACAA from Sorghum bicolor cultivar BTx623 chromosome 3, Sorghum_bicolor_NCBIv3, whole genome shotgun sequence encodes the following:
- the LOC110434188 gene encoding phenylalanine--tRNA ligase, chloroplastic/mitochondrial, with amino-acid sequence MRPLIRTARCWLLRARVRAMATLPMAPPAAAISSFTTRSLYSPSSRSHRLLLARFFSAAPAPAGARALRAAASAVEVGGVKIAREDVVKENDPTNNVPDTIFSKIGLQLHRRDNHPLGILKNTVYDYFDKNFTGQFDKFDDLCPLVSVKQNFDDVLVPSDHVSRSYNDTYYVDGQTVLRCHTSAHQAELLRDGHTHFLVTGDVYRRDSIDSTHYPVFHQMEGFRVFSPDEWSGSGMDGTAYAAAELKKMLEGLARHLFGAVEMRWVDTYFPFTNPSFELEIYFQDDWLEVLGCGVTEQEILKRNGRSDHVAWAFGLGLERLAMVLFDIPDIRLFWSNDKRFTSQFSEGKLGVKFKPFSKFPPCYKDMSFWINDAFTENNLCEVVRGIAGDLVEEVKLIDNFTNKKGMTSHCYRIAYRSMERSLTDEEINNLQLNVREAVKDKLKVELR